From Enterococcus mediterraneensis, the proteins below share one genomic window:
- a CDS encoding DUF5105 domain-containing protein — protein sequence MKKSWLIGMIAVIFTGILAGCVSAIPDKEAAALFVDHLVYQKSEKKFTENFQNGENLSETFKQNEENFQKSFTEGLLSANQITEKDAKEITDLLLAQVQAKATYEVKKITKDGAIRHVTYGVKGLDFTGMMEATSKKLVAKLLEDEALSKDQNKVVAETVRLLKETIPETNAKAKAVDVTVDMQPQNGKWQIVDDQSKEMNNLYLAFVAGVADQETLLGEMTQIMQTIAKQVQEQLEK from the coding sequence ATGAAAAAGAGCTGGTTGATTGGAATGATAGCAGTGATCTTTACGGGTATCCTAGCAGGATGTGTTTCTGCGATCCCGGACAAGGAAGCAGCGGCGCTTTTTGTGGATCATTTGGTTTATCAAAAATCAGAGAAGAAATTTACCGAGAATTTCCAAAATGGGGAGAACCTCAGCGAGACATTCAAACAAAATGAGGAAAATTTCCAAAAAAGCTTCACAGAAGGATTGTTGTCTGCTAATCAGATCACTGAAAAAGATGCAAAGGAAATCACGGATCTCTTATTAGCACAAGTCCAGGCAAAAGCCACTTATGAGGTCAAAAAAATAACAAAAGATGGTGCTATCCGCCATGTAACGTATGGAGTGAAAGGACTCGATTTTACCGGTATGATGGAAGCTACCTCGAAAAAACTCGTCGCCAAACTTCTGGAAGACGAGGCATTGAGTAAAGATCAAAACAAAGTCGTCGCAGAAACAGTGAGATTATTAAAAGAGACGATCCCGGAAACGAATGCCAAAGCAAAAGCGGTCGATGTGACGGTGGATATGCAGCCGCAAAACGGCAAATGGCAGATCGTAGACGATCAAAGCAAAGAAATGAATAATCTGTATCTGGCGTTTGTGGCAGGGGTTGCTGATCAAGAAACGCTATTGGGAGAAATGACTCAGATCATGCAGACTATCGCCAAACAAGTCCAAGAGCAGTTGGAAAAGTAA
- a CDS encoding Dps family protein, protein MKFEQTKETLNQLVADLSQMAMVIHQTHWYMRGPGFLTLHPMMDDFMDDVNAQLDEISERLITLDGSPYSTLKEMAEHTKIEDEVGRWDRTIPERLEILVKGYRYLADLYQKGIEVSGEEGDDCTQDIFIEFKTATEKRIWMIQAHLGKAPEIDA, encoded by the coding sequence ATGAAATTTGAACAAACCAAAGAAACGTTGAACCAACTAGTTGCCGATTTAAGTCAAATGGCAATGGTGATCCACCAAACACACTGGTACATGAGAGGACCAGGTTTTCTGACTTTGCATCCAATGATGGATGACTTCATGGATGATGTCAATGCACAATTAGATGAGATCTCTGAACGTTTGATCACATTAGACGGCTCTCCTTATTCTACATTGAAAGAAATGGCCGAACATACAAAAATCGAAGATGAAGTCGGTCGTTGGGATCGTACTATCCCTGAACGCTTAGAAATCTTAGTTAAAGGCTATCGTTACTTAGCTGATCTTTACCAAAAAGGAATCGAAGTTTCCGGTGAAGAAGGCGACGATTGCACACAAGATATCTTTATCGAGTTCAAGACCGCTACTGAAAAACGTATCTGGATGATTCAAGCTCATCTTGGCAAAGCACCAGAGATCGACGCATAA
- the argH gene encoding argininosuccinate lyase has protein sequence MAKLWGGRFDGKNEAWIDAFGASITFDQKLAQQDIRGSLAHVKMLAHTGIIPEADAQEIIKGLKILQEKVSKNELAFTIENEDIHLNIESYLHQEIGAVAGKLHTARSRNDQVATDMHLYLKETVLAILDKITQLREVLVAKAEEHIYTVMPGYTHMQHAQPISFGHHLMAYYAMLSRDQERMTESLKRIDLLPLGSAALAGTTFPIDREFTAKELGFNGIYSNSLDAVSDRDFILEFLSDASILMMHLSRFCEELILWCSHEFKFVELTDTFSTGSSIMPQKKNPDMAELIRGKTGRVYGDLFGLLTIMKGLPLAYNKDFQEDKEGMFDTAETVLKSLEIMAGMIHTMKVNETVMLEATEKDFSNATELADYLAAKGIPFREAHEIVGRLVLESIQQGHYLQDIPLSRYQEIVPEIEEDVYEKLSSYNAVKNRHSLGGTGFDQVKAQITAAKQELAVE, from the coding sequence ATGGCAAAATTATGGGGCGGTCGTTTTGACGGCAAAAACGAAGCATGGATCGACGCGTTCGGCGCATCCATCACCTTCGACCAGAAATTAGCGCAACAAGATATCCGGGGCAGTCTGGCCCATGTAAAAATGCTGGCGCATACCGGCATCATTCCCGAAGCAGACGCGCAGGAGATCATCAAAGGGTTAAAAATACTCCAAGAAAAAGTCAGCAAGAACGAATTGGCATTCACTATCGAAAACGAAGATATCCATTTGAATATCGAATCCTATCTTCATCAAGAGATCGGTGCGGTAGCCGGCAAACTCCATACTGCCCGCAGCCGAAATGACCAAGTGGCGACAGACATGCATTTGTATCTGAAAGAAACTGTCTTGGCTATTTTGGATAAGATCACACAACTGCGGGAAGTGCTGGTGGCTAAAGCTGAAGAGCATATTTATACTGTAATGCCCGGTTACACGCATATGCAGCACGCACAACCCATCTCTTTTGGACATCATTTGATGGCTTATTATGCAATGCTGTCGCGAGATCAAGAACGTATGACAGAAAGCTTGAAAAGAATCGATCTCTTGCCTTTAGGCAGTGCGGCGTTAGCCGGTACGACATTTCCTATCGATCGGGAATTCACCGCGAAAGAACTGGGTTTTAACGGCATTTACAGCAACAGTCTGGACGCGGTCAGCGATCGGGATTTCATTTTGGAATTTCTAAGTGACGCATCGATCTTGATGATGCATCTTTCCCGTTTTTGTGAGGAATTGATTTTGTGGTGCAGTCATGAATTCAAATTCGTGGAATTGACTGATACCTTCTCTACCGGCAGTTCCATCATGCCGCAAAAGAAAAATCCTGATATGGCGGAACTGATCCGGGGTAAAACCGGCCGGGTCTACGGCGATCTTTTCGGACTTTTGACCATCATGAAAGGTCTGCCGTTAGCTTATAACAAGGATTTCCAAGAAGACAAAGAAGGCATGTTCGATACCGCGGAAACCGTCTTGAAGAGTTTAGAGATTATGGCAGGCATGATCCACACGATGAAGGTCAATGAAACAGTGATGCTGGAAGCAACGGAAAAAGATTTCTCCAATGCTACTGAATTAGCCGATTACTTGGCAGCAAAAGGTATTCCTTTCCGAGAAGCTCATGAGATCGTAGGTCGTCTTGTTTTGGAATCCATCCAACAAGGACACTATCTGCAAGATATCCCATTGTCTCGCTATCAAGAGATCGTGCCGGAAATCGAAGAAGATGTCTATGAGAAGCTGTCTTCTTACAATGCAGTCAAGAACCGCCATTCATTAGGCGGTACCGGCTTTGACCAAGTAAAAGCACAGATCACTGCGGCGAAACAGGAATTAGCCGTTGAATAA
- a CDS encoding argininosuccinate synthase — protein MKEKVILAYSGGLDTSVSIKWLTDEGYDVVACCLDIGEGKDTAFIKEKALQVGAVASYAIDAKEEFAQEYALIALQGHTFYEQSYPLVSALSRPLIAKKLVELARTTGATTVAHGCTGKGNDQVRFEVAINALAPDLKVIAPVREWHWSREEEIEYAAAKGVPIPANLDNPYSIDQNIWGRACECGILENPWATPPKGAYELTAELEDTPDTPDILEITFEEGVPVALNGETYTLSELIMELNLIAGKHGIGRIDHVENRLVGIKSREVYECPGAITLMQAHKELEDLTFVRELAHFKPVIEQQLSQIIYDGLWFNPLTDSLIAFLKETQQYVNGVIRVKLFKGNVIVEGRKSENSLYSEELATYTSADTFDQAAAVGFIKLWGLPSKVHAEVQDAKEKAWSN, from the coding sequence ATGAAAGAAAAAGTGATTTTAGCATACTCCGGAGGTTTGGATACTTCCGTTTCAATTAAATGGCTGACAGATGAAGGATACGATGTAGTAGCGTGTTGTTTGGATATCGGGGAAGGCAAAGATACTGCCTTCATTAAAGAAAAAGCATTGCAAGTCGGTGCGGTAGCTTCTTACGCTATCGATGCAAAAGAAGAATTTGCGCAAGAATACGCGCTGATCGCATTGCAAGGCCATACCTTCTATGAACAGTCTTATCCGCTGGTTTCCGCATTGTCACGTCCTTTGATCGCCAAAAAATTGGTGGAATTAGCACGGACAACTGGGGCTACCACCGTTGCTCACGGCTGTACTGGTAAAGGAAACGACCAAGTCCGTTTTGAAGTAGCTATCAATGCATTGGCGCCAGATTTGAAAGTCATCGCACCTGTTCGGGAATGGCATTGGTCACGGGAAGAAGAAATCGAATATGCTGCAGCAAAAGGTGTTCCGATCCCAGCTAATTTAGATAACCCTTATTCTATCGACCAAAACATTTGGGGTCGGGCCTGCGAATGTGGAATCTTGGAAAATCCTTGGGCAACTCCGCCAAAAGGTGCCTACGAATTGACTGCTGAATTGGAAGATACGCCTGATACACCGGACATTCTTGAAATCACTTTTGAAGAAGGCGTTCCAGTAGCATTGAACGGCGAAACTTATACATTGTCAGAACTGATCATGGAATTGAACCTGATCGCCGGCAAACATGGGATCGGTCGGATCGACCACGTGGAAAATCGTCTAGTAGGGATCAAATCACGGGAAGTTTACGAATGTCCTGGAGCCATCACATTGATGCAAGCTCATAAGGAATTGGAAGACTTGACATTTGTTCGGGAATTGGCGCATTTCAAACCAGTTATTGAACAACAATTGAGCCAAATCATTTATGACGGATTATGGTTCAATCCATTGACTGATTCTCTGATTGCTTTCTTGAAAGAAACACAACAATACGTCAACGGTGTGATCCGGGTGAAACTGTTCAAAGGCAATGTGATCGTTGAAGGAAGAAAATCAGAAAACAGCCTATACAGTGAAGAATTAGCGACTTACACTTCCGCTGATACATTCGATCAAGCAGCGGCGGTCGGCTTCATCAAACTATGGGGTCTGCCAAGCAAGGTCCACGCAGAAGTACAAGACGCAAAAGAAAAAGCGTGGAGCAACTAA
- the rplM gene encoding 50S ribosomal protein L13, with product MVRTTYMAKTGEVERKWYVVDATDVPLGRLSAVVASVLRGKNKPTFTPHVDTGDFVIVINADQIKLTGNKASDKIYYRHSNFPGGLKSVSAGELRAKNSRRLVETSVKGMLPKNTLGRQQGMKLHVYGGAEHPHAAQQPEVLDITNLI from the coding sequence ATCGTGCGTACAACATATATGGCCAAAACTGGCGAAGTAGAACGTAAATGGTATGTAGTAGACGCAACGGATGTTCCGTTAGGTCGTCTTTCAGCTGTTGTAGCTTCTGTGCTACGCGGCAAAAATAAACCAACTTTCACACCTCATGTGGATACTGGTGATTTTGTCATTGTTATCAATGCAGATCAAATCAAATTAACAGGTAACAAAGCAAGCGATAAAATTTATTACCGTCACTCAAATTTCCCTGGAGGCTTGAAATCAGTCTCTGCTGGTGAATTGCGTGCTAAAAATTCTCGTCGTTTGGTCGAAACTTCTGTTAAAGGCATGCTTCCTAAAAACACTTTAGGTCGTCAACAAGGAATGAAATTGCACGTCTACGGCGGAGCAGAACATCCACATGCTGCACAACAACCAGAAGTATTGGATATCACAAACTTAATCTAA
- the rpsI gene encoding 30S ribosomal protein S9 produces MAQAQYIGTGRRKNAVARVRLVPGSGKITVNNKDVEEYIPHADLREVINQPFGVTETKGSYDVFVNVTGGGYAGQSGAIRHGIARALLQVDPDFRLALKRAGLLTRDARMVERKKPGLKKARKASQFSKR; encoded by the coding sequence TTGGCACAAGCTCAATATATCGGCACAGGCCGTCGTAAAAACGCAGTTGCCCGCGTACGTTTGGTACCAGGCTCTGGTAAAATTACTGTAAACAATAAAGATGTTGAAGAATATATTCCACACGCTGACTTGCGCGAAGTCATCAACCAACCATTTGGTGTTACTGAAACAAAAGGCTCTTATGATGTTTTTGTAAACGTAACTGGCGGTGGCTATGCAGGACAATCAGGCGCGATCCGTCATGGTATCGCACGTGCATTGCTACAAGTAGACCCAGACTTCCGTTTAGCTCTTAAACGCGCTGGCTTGCTTACACGTGACGCACGTATGGTTGAACGTAAAAAACCAGGTCTTAAGAAAGCTCGTAAAGCTTCTCAATTCTCAAAACGTTAA
- a CDS encoding helix-turn-helix domain-containing protein: protein MKMKYKNIRSIREDNDVTQQQMAQLLNVSQNTYSQYETGKIEWTASTLIKVADYFDVSVDYLLDRTKKKKYGK, encoded by the coding sequence ATGAAGATGAAATATAAGAATATTCGTTCAATAAGAGAAGATAATGACGTGACACAACAACAAATGGCGCAGTTACTAAATGTTTCACAAAATACTTATTCGCAGTATGAAACTGGGAAGATTGAGTGGACGGCCAGTACATTAATTAAGGTAGCTGATTATTTTGATGTTAGTGTGGATTATTTGCTTGATAGGACGAAAAAGAAAAAATATGGTAAATAG
- a CDS encoding Eco57I restriction-modification methylase domain-containing protein — protein sequence MTKKVDNKFNQYFTNSNIATFMSSLFTIPHEQSEICILDPGAGEGNLSFSTVKFIAENFPNIRKIRIIAYEIDKKLSQKLEMRFQEMKHDIKESFEVELDFKIVVKNYLYCSKDKIDADIAIVNPPYGKIIQSSNISIHLRNMGYSNINYYSSFIEIAMSHLKKGGQLVTIIPRSFMNGTYFKKFRENIFQRNSIDRIHVFESRYLFDKVVQENVILKLNKKRQKNDVLIDVSCSTDDSFDDMELVSSLRYDLVDKENNYLMKVSSNKVELEIRKIIERNGVSLTSLGELKVSTGPVVDFREEPDSISEKIYKQAVPYIFQDHIRENENMVVWPLKHPKKGNYLKVTEKNYSRLRKAGNYVVVRRFSPKESRHRVNAVVVPDNLSFEYYAFDNKINYFHLNKEGLPEDIAIGLSLYLNSSLVEIFIKQISGSTQLNRSDLALLKYPELQQMEEMGKSWKKGAYEYNQLNINKVVASAILSWEK from the coding sequence ATGACAAAAAAAGTTGATAATAAATTTAACCAATATTTTACAAATAGTAATATCGCTACATTTATGTCATCTTTATTCACTATTCCTCACGAACAAAGTGAGATCTGTATTTTAGACCCAGGAGCAGGGGAAGGTAATCTTTCCTTTAGCACTGTAAAGTTTATTGCTGAAAATTTTCCTAATATAAGAAAAATTAGGATTATCGCTTACGAGATAGATAAGAAATTATCTCAAAAACTTGAAATGCGATTTCAAGAAATGAAACATGATATTAAAGAATCATTTGAAGTAGAATTAGATTTTAAGATAGTAGTAAAAAACTATTTGTATTGTTCTAAAGATAAGATAGATGCAGATATAGCCATAGTTAATCCGCCTTATGGAAAAATAATCCAATCCTCAAACATTTCAATTCATCTTCGGAATATGGGCTACTCTAATATAAATTATTATTCATCATTTATTGAAATTGCAATGTCACATCTAAAAAAAGGCGGGCAATTGGTTACGATAATACCACGCAGTTTTATGAACGGAACTTATTTCAAAAAATTTAGAGAAAATATTTTTCAGAGAAACTCAATTGATCGTATTCATGTTTTTGAATCTAGGTATTTATTTGATAAAGTAGTTCAAGAAAATGTTATTCTTAAACTAAATAAGAAAAGACAAAAAAATGATGTATTGATAGATGTGAGTTGTTCTACAGATGATAGTTTTGATGACATGGAACTCGTATCTAGCTTAAGATACGATTTAGTAGATAAAGAAAATAATTATTTAATGAAGGTTTCAAGCAATAAGGTGGAACTTGAAATTAGAAAAATTATTGAGAGGAATGGGGTATCGCTAACCAGTTTAGGTGAACTCAAAGTGTCAACTGGTCCTGTAGTTGATTTTCGCGAAGAGCCAGATTCAATTTCTGAAAAAATATATAAGCAAGCAGTTCCTTATATATTTCAAGATCATATTCGTGAGAATGAAAATATGGTAGTTTGGCCTCTGAAACATCCTAAAAAAGGCAACTATCTTAAAGTAACAGAAAAAAATTATTCTCGGTTGCGTAAAGCAGGAAATTATGTTGTGGTTAGAAGATTTAGCCCTAAAGAGTCGCGTCATAGAGTAAATGCAGTTGTAGTACCAGATAATTTATCTTTTGAATATTATGCCTTTGATAATAAGATAAACTATTTTCATCTTAATAAAGAAGGACTTCCAGAAGATATTGCAATAGGGCTTAGTTTATATTTGAATTCATCGTTAGTGGAGATTTTTATCAAACAAATTAGTGGAAGTACACAATTAAATAGGTCAGATTTAGCTTTGTTGAAATATCCAGAACTGCAGCAAATGGAAGAGATGGGAAAATCATGGAAAAAAGGCGCTTATGAATATAATCAGCTTAATATAAATAAAGTGGTTGCTTCAGCTATATTGAGTTGGGAGAAGTAG
- a CDS encoding DUF262 domain-containing protein yields MGLVEQIENSRKEIKTDSYPMSIGEVANLYRDGDLVIFPEYQRYFRWSQKQKSEFIESLILDIPIPPIFVSNNADGRWDIIDGLQRTSTILEFMGLLRKRDNEDEFYEPSVLLGTKFLPDLEGKKWDDKDDIANSLPAEVRRNIKRRKINISIVDSTVNPNIKYELFQRLNRNGSILKGQEVRNSLMIMINNRFYKFIEKLSNYEKLNEIIDITEKKKDEQFVKELVVRFLILLETEGKNINPQDDMESYLTEEVINISETFNDERYTEIEARFYQTCDLLQEVFGKKAFKKYYSADNKFKGQFFLGLFEAIFVPVYTNYDFYQNNQESLNKKVKSISNNRDFKDSTKHGVRALDRMKKVFELGKETFYEHS; encoded by the coding sequence ATGGGGTTAGTAGAACAGATAGAAAATAGCAGGAAAGAAATAAAGACAGATAGTTATCCTATGTCAATTGGGGAGGTTGCTAATTTATATAGGGATGGAGATTTGGTCATATTTCCAGAGTATCAAAGGTACTTTCGGTGGTCTCAAAAGCAAAAATCAGAGTTTATTGAGTCATTGATTTTAGACATACCTATTCCGCCAATATTCGTATCTAATAATGCTGATGGTAGGTGGGATATAATTGATGGCCTTCAAAGAACTTCAACAATACTAGAGTTCATGGGATTATTGCGTAAGCGAGATAATGAGGATGAGTTTTATGAGCCAAGTGTATTATTAGGTACTAAGTTTCTTCCGGATCTTGAAGGTAAAAAATGGGATGATAAAGATGATATAGCTAATAGCTTACCAGCTGAAGTAAGACGAAATATCAAGAGAAGGAAAATTAATATTAGCATTGTTGACAGTACTGTAAATCCCAATATTAAATATGAGCTTTTTCAGCGACTAAATCGAAATGGATCTATTCTTAAGGGACAAGAGGTTAGAAATAGCCTGATGATTATGATTAATAATCGTTTTTATAAGTTCATTGAAAAGTTATCTAATTATGAAAAACTTAATGAGATTATTGATATTACTGAAAAGAAAAAAGATGAGCAATTTGTGAAAGAATTGGTAGTTAGATTTTTGATTTTACTTGAAACTGAGGGGAAAAATATTAATCCACAGGATGATATGGAGAGTTATTTGACAGAGGAAGTTATTAACATATCAGAGACATTTAATGATGAACGATACACTGAAATTGAAGCGAGATTTTATCAGACATGTGATTTATTACAGGAAGTTTTTGGAAAAAAGGCGTTTAAAAAATATTATAGTGCGGATAATAAATTTAAAGGACAATTTTTCTTGGGGCTTTTTGAAGCAATCTTTGTTCCCGTATATACTAATTACGATTTTTATCAAAATAATCAAGAGAGTTTGAACAAAAAGGTAAAGAGTATCTCGAATAATAGGGATTTCAAAGATAGTACTAAACATGGTGTCAGAGCGCTTGATAGGATGAAGAAAGTTTTTGAGTTGGGAAAGGAAACTTTCTATGAACATAGCTAA
- a CDS encoding MAE_28990/MAE_18760 family HEPN-like nuclease, translated as MNIANIEDFEDELINDLSWRKREMINLSFAVESENTTLTKSILVRAGIALLCAHWEGYIRHASNAYVLLVSSQNIKVRELRESFVTLQLTKKISEIGKSKKISVQQVLVKDITDVLDEEFSVNFVDRPGKRLINTDSNLNFDLFDEIIKVIGLDNIYETKRYYIDAMMLKNRNSIVHGEKAFFDRFDFSDLFVQVFTIMEQYKDQLIESADTQKFLKNTGS; from the coding sequence ATGAACATAGCTAATATCGAAGATTTTGAAGATGAGTTGATAAATGATCTTTCCTGGAGAAAAAGAGAGATGATAAATCTTTCTTTTGCAGTGGAGTCGGAAAACACTACTCTTACAAAAAGTATTTTAGTTAGAGCTGGAATAGCATTGCTATGTGCTCATTGGGAAGGTTATATCAGACATGCTTCTAATGCATATGTATTATTGGTATCTTCGCAAAATATTAAAGTAAGAGAGCTCAGAGAATCATTTGTGACATTGCAGTTGACTAAAAAAATATCAGAAATTGGTAAGTCAAAGAAGATATCTGTTCAACAAGTACTAGTAAAAGATATTACTGACGTATTAGATGAAGAATTTTCTGTCAATTTTGTGGATAGGCCTGGGAAACGTCTAATTAACACAGATTCTAATCTAAACTTCGATTTATTTGATGAAATAATTAAGGTAATAGGGTTAGATAATATTTATGAAACTAAAAGGTATTATATTGATGCTATGATGCTTAAAAATAGAAATTCTATAGTTCATGGTGAGAAAGCTTTCTTTGATCGTTTTGATTTTTCTGATTTATTTGTCCAAGTTTTTACCATCATGGAGCAATATAAAGACCAACTAATTGAAAGTGCAGATACTCAGAAATTCTTAAAAAATACGGGTAGTTAA
- a CDS encoding tRNA dihydrouridine synthase → MATNFWAELPKPFFILAPMEDVTDVVFRHVVQEAGAPDVFFTEFTNSDSFCHPEGIESVRGRLVFTEDEQPMVAHIWGDKPEFFRQMSIALADMGFKGIDLNMGCPVPNVAERGKGSGLILRPDVAAELIEAAKAGGLPVSVKTRIGFTEQAEMIPWISHLLKQDIANLSIHLRTRKEMSKVDAHWELIPQIVKLRDEIAPQTLITINGDILDRQMGLELAEKYGVDGIMIGRGIFKNPYAFEKEPQEHSPKDLIGLLRLQLDLQDKYAEQVPRPIVGLHRFFKIYVKGFPGASDLRVSLMNTKSTAEVRELLTDFESKHPELF, encoded by the coding sequence ATGGCAACTAATTTTTGGGCAGAACTGCCAAAGCCCTTTTTTATATTGGCGCCGATGGAGGATGTGACGGATGTCGTGTTCCGGCATGTCGTACAAGAAGCCGGAGCGCCGGACGTTTTCTTTACGGAGTTTACGAATTCAGATAGTTTTTGTCATCCGGAAGGGATCGAGAGCGTTCGTGGTCGTTTGGTTTTTACAGAAGATGAACAGCCGATGGTGGCGCATATTTGGGGGGACAAACCGGAATTTTTCCGTCAAATGAGTATCGCGTTGGCGGATATGGGCTTTAAAGGGATCGATTTGAACATGGGTTGTCCGGTGCCGAATGTCGCGGAACGGGGCAAAGGCAGCGGCTTGATCTTGCGGCCGGATGTGGCGGCGGAATTGATCGAGGCTGCGAAAGCGGGCGGTTTGCCGGTGAGTGTGAAGACACGGATCGGCTTTACTGAGCAGGCTGAAATGATACCTTGGATCAGTCATTTGTTGAAGCAGGACATCGCCAATCTTTCGATCCATCTGCGGACCCGCAAGGAAATGAGCAAAGTTGATGCTCACTGGGAATTGATCCCGCAAATCGTTAAGTTGCGGGACGAGATCGCTCCGCAAACGCTGATCACCATCAACGGTGATATTTTGGATCGGCAAATGGGGCTGGAATTGGCGGAAAAATACGGTGTCGATGGGATCATGATCGGTCGCGGTATTTTCAAAAATCCTTATGCCTTTGAAAAAGAGCCGCAAGAGCATTCGCCAAAAGACCTGATCGGATTATTGCGTCTGCAGCTGGATCTGCAGGATAAATACGCGGAACAAGTCCCTCGTCCTATCGTTGGATTGCATCGTTTTTTCAAGATCTATGTCAAAGGGTTCCCCGGAGCGAGCGATCTGCGGGTCAGCTTGATGAACACGAAATCCACAGCGGAAGTCCGGGAATTGTTAACGGATTTTGAAAGCAAACATCCTGAGCTTTTCTAA
- a CDS encoding macro domain-containing protein has protein sequence MIEIKLGDISRLDFQVDGIVNAANAALVPGGGVDGALNRAAGPKLKQAMAEIGGTPVGSAVITLAFDLPATYVIHAVGPRYIDGKHNEEALLYAAYEAVFKLAHEYDLHSLALPVLSSGIYGYPKEAAAKVLYAVADRPENQQFKTTVIVFEKDWLAIFDKIKRSSS, from the coding sequence ATGATTGAGATCAAACTTGGTGATATTTCGCGTTTGGATTTTCAGGTGGATGGGATCGTCAATGCCGCAAATGCGGCGCTGGTTCCCGGCGGTGGCGTGGACGGTGCGCTGAATCGTGCAGCAGGTCCTAAGCTGAAACAAGCAATGGCAGAAATCGGCGGCACACCAGTCGGAAGCGCGGTGATCACACTGGCCTTCGATCTGCCGGCAACCTATGTCATTCATGCTGTTGGACCTCGCTATATTGACGGCAAGCATAATGAAGAAGCATTATTGTATGCGGCATATGAGGCGGTCTTTAAGCTGGCACATGAGTATGATCTTCATTCTCTTGCTTTGCCGGTGCTGAGTTCCGGTATTTACGGCTATCCGAAAGAAGCGGCGGCAAAAGTCCTTTATGCGGTCGCTGACAGACCGGAAAACCAACAATTCAAAACAACGGTGATCGTTTTCGAAAAAGACTGGCTGGCGATTTTTGACAAGATCAAGCGGTCAAGTAGTTAG
- a CDS encoding VOC family protein: protein MLPPDFSAIHHVAIIVSDYQKARHFYVDILGLPIIRENYRPERQDYKLDLQLNDAELEIFGMQNPPKRPSFPEAAGLRHLAFKTKDIEATVAYLAEQGVECEPLRTDDFTGKKMTFFFDPDGLPLELHE from the coding sequence ATGTTGCCTCCAGATTTTTCCGCGATACATCACGTTGCCATCATTGTTTCGGACTATCAAAAAGCCCGCCACTTTTATGTGGATATTTTGGGATTGCCTATCATTCGGGAAAATTATCGACCGGAACGACAAGACTACAAACTGGATCTGCAATTAAACGATGCTGAACTAGAGATCTTCGGGATGCAAAACCCGCCGAAACGGCCAAGCTTCCCTGAAGCTGCCGGTCTGCGCCATCTGGCATTTAAAACCAAAGATATTGAAGCGACTGTCGCTTATTTAGCTGAACAGGGCGTCGAATGCGAACCATTGCGCACCGATGATTTTACCGGTAAAAAAATGACTTTCTTCTTTGATCCCGACGGACTGCCGTTGGAACTCCATGAATAA
- the thiW gene encoding energy coupling factor transporter S component ThiW, whose translation MLLALMIALDVVLSPIMRIEGMAPMSSVMNIIAGVLLGPVYGTSMALVCGLIRMLMLGIPPLALTGSAFGACLAGVFYRRGKKLIWSMLGEVVGTGIIGSLLSYPVMVWFTGSQNDLYWLIYTPRFVGATLIGSAIAFVVLVKLQKAPIFKRWQYLFSGGIAG comes from the coding sequence ATGCTATTGGCTTTGATGATCGCGTTAGATGTTGTTTTATCACCGATCATGCGGATCGAAGGGATGGCGCCCATGTCCAGCGTGATGAATATTATTGCCGGTGTCTTGTTAGGACCGGTTTACGGTACATCAATGGCACTGGTTTGCGGACTAATTCGCATGCTGATGCTGGGGATCCCACCGTTGGCATTGACCGGCTCTGCATTCGGCGCCTGCTTGGCGGGGGTATTTTATCGTAGAGGAAAAAAGCTGATCTGGTCGATGCTGGGTGAAGTAGTCGGTACAGGGATCATCGGTTCGTTGTTATCTTATCCGGTGATGGTCTGGTTCACCGGCAGTCAAAACGATCTGTATTGGCTGATCTATACGCCAAGATTTGTCGGAGCAACATTGATCGGTTCAGCTATTGCCTTCGTGGTATTAGTCAAATTACAAAAAGCTCCCATCTTCAAACGTTGGCAGTATTTATTTTCAGGAGGGATAGCAGGATGA